The following coding sequences are from one Desulfurellaceae bacterium window:
- a CDS encoding heme-binding protein, giving the protein MADTFTKQSISAAVAQKMVAAAVAKAEELGIGQVVAVLDESGLLKAFCRMEGTPLVSIEASQNKAYTALLGMPSQEFFNSIKDDPALVAGVPHLPRIVTFGGGLPIRSGDAVVGAIGVSGGTVEQDIACAQAGLDAAG; this is encoded by the coding sequence ATGGCAGACACGTTTACCAAGCAGAGTATCAGCGCGGCCGTTGCGCAAAAGATGGTGGCTGCGGCCGTTGCCAAGGCTGAGGAACTGGGCATCGGCCAGGTGGTGGCCGTTCTCGACGAAAGTGGCTTGCTGAAAGCGTTTTGTCGCATGGAGGGCACCCCCTTGGTCAGTATTGAGGCATCCCAGAATAAAGCTTATACCGCACTGTTGGGCATGCCATCGCAGGAATTTTTCAATTCTATCAAGGACGATCCTGCGCTCGTGGCCGGGGTGCCCCATCTTCCGCGCATTGTGACCTTTGGCGGCGGGCTGCCGATTCGGAGCGGCGATGCCGTGGTCGGGGCAATTGGGGTCAGCGGCGGAACCGTAGAGCAGGATATTGCCTGTGCCCAAGCCGGTCTGGACGCTGCGGGCTAA